Proteins from a genomic interval of Lelliottia amnigena:
- the cysW_1 gene encoding binding-protein-dependent transport system inner membrane protein — protein MSHTLALHPAKKRDAVFLWVLLGWLAFALLPSWSLDYGLLESTRDEILDAYSWSHFNVSWLWYLLPSLLLVRPFSEAKREQISRHYIDAGWALLCMAFIVISATVEGRGLGYASIVLFVALGAIMTLALTRLEWLGGDRFVIASLITIVALIGIFIVWPSIAIFIPMFTTDTGEFAPLAFMTVLSQAHIVQVIINSIVLSIAVGIGCTFFGLVLAIYTTRIARRSAIIGRIFSILPIVTPPFVVGLGVTLMMGRSGYITELMVDWFGLTNTNWLYGFTGIWLAQVLAFTPMAFMILDGAIKTIHPSLEEASYTLRASRWQTFNGVFVPLLKPALANAFLIVIVQSLADFSNPLVLGGNFDVLATQIYFYITGSQLDYQAASTLGAFLLVFSLLVFCIQYMWIGKRSYVTVSGKSYRGDVQPLPVTLVWAVVALLTVWIAFNALLYGSIFYGSFTVNWGVDYTLTLDNFIKLFGQGMSDGAWPSLLDTLLYAGIAAPITAGFGLLIAWVVVRQQFRGKKTIEFTTMLCFAVPGTVAGVSYILAFNSAPVYLTGTAAIVIISMVMRNVPVGIRAGIAGLGQIDKSLDEASLSLRAGSFRTITHILLPLLRPAILSALIYSFVRAITTVSAIVFLVTPDTRVATAYILNRVEDGEYGVAIAYGSILIVVMLAIIFLFDWLIGESRTSRSKAKNQA, from the coding sequence ATGTCACACACATTAGCTCTCCATCCCGCCAAGAAACGGGATGCGGTATTCCTTTGGGTTTTGCTTGGCTGGCTGGCGTTTGCCCTGCTGCCAAGCTGGAGCCTGGATTACGGCCTGCTGGAGTCGACGCGCGACGAGATCCTCGACGCCTACAGCTGGTCACATTTCAACGTTAGCTGGCTGTGGTATTTACTGCCGAGCCTGCTGCTGGTGCGTCCGTTCAGTGAAGCGAAACGCGAGCAGATTAGCCGTCATTATATTGATGCGGGATGGGCGCTGCTGTGCATGGCGTTTATCGTCATCAGCGCCACGGTCGAAGGACGCGGGTTAGGCTACGCGTCTATCGTGCTGTTCGTCGCACTTGGGGCGATCATGACGCTGGCGCTGACGCGACTCGAGTGGCTGGGCGGCGACCGCTTTGTGATTGCCTCGCTGATAACCATCGTCGCGCTGATCGGCATCTTTATCGTCTGGCCGAGCATCGCCATTTTCATTCCGATGTTCACCACCGATACGGGCGAATTTGCGCCGCTGGCCTTTATGACGGTGCTGTCGCAGGCGCATATCGTACAGGTCATTATCAACTCGATTGTGCTGTCGATTGCCGTCGGTATCGGCTGTACGTTCTTTGGGTTGGTGCTGGCTATTTACACCACCCGCATCGCCAGACGCAGCGCCATTATTGGGCGTATCTTCTCGATTCTGCCGATCGTCACCCCGCCGTTCGTGGTGGGGCTGGGCGTGACGCTGATGATGGGCCGCTCCGGCTACATTACCGAGCTGATGGTGGACTGGTTTGGCCTGACCAACACTAACTGGCTGTACGGGTTTACCGGTATCTGGCTGGCGCAGGTGCTGGCCTTTACGCCGATGGCGTTCATGATCCTCGACGGAGCCATCAAGACGATTCATCCGTCGCTGGAAGAGGCGTCGTATACCCTGCGCGCCAGCCGCTGGCAGACCTTTAACGGTGTGTTTGTGCCGTTGCTGAAACCCGCGCTGGCAAACGCCTTCCTGATTGTTATCGTGCAGTCGCTGGCCGACTTCAGTAACCCGCTGGTGCTGGGCGGCAACTTCGACGTACTCGCCACGCAAATCTACTTCTACATCACCGGGTCGCAGTTGGATTATCAGGCGGCCAGTACGCTCGGCGCGTTCCTGCTGGTCTTCTCGCTGCTGGTGTTCTGCATTCAGTACATGTGGATCGGCAAGCGGTCTTACGTAACCGTATCCGGCAAATCCTACCGTGGCGACGTGCAGCCGCTGCCGGTGACACTGGTCTGGGCCGTGGTGGCGCTGTTAACCGTCTGGATCGCGTTTAACGCCCTGCTTTACGGCAGCATTTTCTACGGCAGCTTTACGGTGAACTGGGGCGTGGATTACACCCTGACGCTGGATAACTTTATCAAGTTGTTCGGCCAGGGCATGAGCGACGGCGCGTGGCCTTCACTGCTCGATACGCTGCTGTACGCCGGGATCGCCGCACCGATCACCGCGGGCTTTGGTCTGCTGATCGCCTGGGTGGTCGTGCGCCAGCAGTTCCGTGGCAAAAAGACTATCGAGTTCACCACCATGCTGTGCTTTGCCGTGCCAGGCACCGTGGCGGGCGTGTCGTACATTCTGGCCTTTAACAGCGCGCCGGTTTACCTCACGGGAACGGCTGCGATTGTGATTATCTCAATGGTGATGCGTAACGTGCCGGTGGGCATTCGCGCCGGGATCGCGGGGCTCGGCCAGATCGATAAATCGCTGGATGAAGCGTCGCTCAGCCTGCGCGCCGGGAGCTTCCGGACCATCACGCATATCCTGCTGCCGCTGCTGCGCCCGGCGATTCTGTCGGCGCTGATTTACAGCTTTGTGCGCGCCATTACCACCGTTAGCGCCATTGTGTTCCTCGTCACGCCGGATACCCGCGTGGCAACAGCCTACATTCTGAACCGCGTGGAAGACGGCGAATACGGCGTGGCGATTGCCTACGGCTCGATCCTGATTGTGGTCATGCTGGCGATCATTTTCCTCTTTGACTGGCTGATCGGTGAATCTCGTACCTCCCGTTCAAAAGCCAAAAACCAGGCGTAA
- a CDS encoding extracellular solute-binding protein — MKTTLLSTLIASGIALATLTGAAQAKGRLVVYCSATNEMCEVETKAFGDKYDVKTSFIRNGSGSTLAKVDAEKKNPQADVWYGGTLDPQSQAGEMGLLQPYKSKNLEQIMEKFRDPAKVKGNLSSAVYVGILGFGVNTQRLKEKNLPVPKCWKDLTKPEYKGEIQIADPQSSGTAYTALATFVQLWGEDQAFDYLKQLNSNVSQYTKSGIAPARNAARGETAIGIGFLHDYSLEKEQGAPLELISPCEGTGYEIGGVSILKGARNEENAKLFVDWVLSKEAQELAWKKGKSYQILTNTTAETSPNSLKLDDLKLISYDMDKYGSTDVRKALINKWVSDVKMGK; from the coding sequence ATGAAAACAACACTCCTCTCTACCCTCATTGCATCTGGGATCGCGCTGGCCACCTTAACGGGTGCCGCGCAGGCTAAAGGCCGTCTGGTGGTGTATTGCAGCGCCACTAACGAAATGTGTGAAGTCGAAACGAAAGCCTTTGGCGACAAGTACGACGTCAAAACTTCGTTTATCCGCAACGGCTCCGGCAGCACGCTGGCGAAAGTCGATGCGGAGAAGAAAAACCCGCAGGCTGACGTCTGGTACGGCGGCACGCTGGACCCGCAATCGCAGGCCGGAGAAATGGGGTTGTTGCAGCCGTACAAATCGAAAAATCTTGAGCAGATCATGGAGAAATTCCGCGATCCGGCCAAAGTGAAAGGCAACCTCTCTTCCGCTGTCTACGTCGGCATTCTGGGCTTTGGTGTGAACACTCAGCGCCTGAAAGAGAAAAATCTGCCGGTCCCCAAATGTTGGAAAGATCTGACCAAGCCGGAATACAAAGGCGAGATCCAGATAGCCGATCCGCAAAGCTCCGGTACGGCGTATACCGCACTGGCGACTTTCGTGCAGCTGTGGGGCGAAGATCAGGCGTTCGATTACCTGAAACAGCTGAACAGCAACGTGTCGCAGTACACCAAATCCGGTATCGCCCCGGCGCGTAACGCCGCGCGCGGTGAAACCGCCATCGGGATTGGCTTCCTGCACGATTACTCGCTGGAAAAAGAACAAGGCGCACCGCTGGAGCTGATTTCACCGTGCGAAGGCACCGGGTATGAAATCGGCGGCGTCAGCATTCTGAAAGGCGCGCGTAACGAAGAAAACGCGAAGCTGTTTGTGGATTGGGTGCTGTCGAAAGAGGCGCAGGAGCTGGCGTGGAAGAAAGGCAAATCCTACCAAATCCTGACCAACACCACGGCGGAAACCTCCCCGAACTCGCTGAAGCTCGACGACCTGAAATTGATCAGTTACGACATGGATAAATACGGCTCAACGGACGTGCGCAAGGCACTGATCAACAAATGGGTCAGCGACGTGAAGATGGGTAAATAA
- the uhpC_2 gene encoding major facilitator transporter — protein MHALSAEEITQRYRAIRPRLLLCMAIGYAAFYLTRKSVNYVLPALQMDLGLSKSDIGLIGSLFYLSYGLSKFAAGLWHDSHGQRAFMGIGLLATGVLNVLFTFSDSFPLLLFIWTLNGFFQGWGWPPCARLLTHWYSRNERGFWWGCWNTSINIGGAIIPLICAFAAHLWGWQAAMLTPGIISIVLGIWLTTQLRGTPQEEGLPTVGEWRNDPLELRQEQQSPPMGLWQMLRTTMLQNPMIWLLGASYVLVYLIRIALNDWGNIWLSESHGVNLLSANATVMLFEVGGLLGALFAGWGSDLLFSGQRAPMILLFTLGLMVSVAALWLAPVHHYALLAMCFFTVGFFVFGPQMLIGLAAVECGHKQAAGSITGFLGVFAYLGAALAGWPLSLVIEHYGWSGMFSLLSIAAVLMGLLLMPLLMSGITASRSHITS, from the coding sequence ATGCACGCACTGTCTGCTGAAGAGATCACGCAACGCTATCGGGCGATACGCCCACGATTGCTGTTGTGCATGGCCATCGGTTACGCCGCGTTTTACCTGACGCGCAAGAGCGTGAATTACGTGTTACCCGCGCTGCAAATGGATTTGGGGCTGAGTAAAAGCGATATCGGGCTGATCGGTTCGCTGTTTTATCTGAGCTACGGGCTGTCTAAATTTGCCGCCGGACTGTGGCACGACAGCCACGGGCAGCGGGCGTTTATGGGCATCGGCCTGCTGGCAACGGGCGTGCTGAACGTGCTGTTTACGTTTAGCGATTCGTTCCCGCTGCTGCTGTTTATCTGGACGCTGAACGGCTTCTTTCAGGGATGGGGCTGGCCGCCCTGCGCCAGATTGCTCACCCACTGGTATTCGCGCAATGAGCGCGGTTTCTGGTGGGGCTGCTGGAATACTTCCATCAATATTGGTGGTGCGATTATTCCATTGATATGTGCGTTTGCCGCCCATCTTTGGGGCTGGCAGGCAGCGATGCTGACACCAGGGATCATCAGCATTGTGCTCGGCATTTGGCTGACCACACAGCTGCGGGGAACACCGCAGGAAGAGGGTCTGCCGACGGTCGGGGAGTGGCGCAACGATCCGCTGGAGTTGCGTCAGGAACAGCAAAGCCCGCCGATGGGGCTGTGGCAGATGTTACGCACGACGATGCTGCAAAATCCGATGATCTGGCTGCTCGGCGCGTCGTATGTCCTGGTGTATCTGATCCGGATTGCGCTGAACGACTGGGGCAATATCTGGCTGTCAGAAAGCCACGGCGTAAATCTGTTGAGCGCCAACGCCACGGTGATGCTGTTTGAAGTGGGCGGTTTACTGGGCGCGCTGTTCGCCGGATGGGGTTCGGACCTGCTGTTTAGCGGCCAGCGTGCGCCGATGATTTTGCTGTTCACGCTGGGGCTGATGGTTTCCGTCGCCGCGCTGTGGCTGGCACCGGTTCACCACTATGCCCTGCTGGCGATGTGCTTTTTTACCGTAGGATTTTTTGTGTTTGGCCCGCAAATGCTGATCGGCCTTGCCGCCGTTGAATGCGGGCACAAACAGGCGGCAGGCTCGATTACCGGTTTTCTCGGCGTCTTTGCCTATCTGGGGGCGGCGCTGGCGGGATGGCCGCTGTCGCTGGTTATCGAACATTACGGCTGGTCGGGGATGTTCAGTTTGCTCTCGATTGCCGCCGTACTGATGGGTTTATTGCTGATGCCGCTGCTGATGTCGGGCATCACCGCTTCTCGCAGTCACATAACGTCATAA